A stretch of the Salvelinus fontinalis isolate EN_2023a chromosome 22, ASM2944872v1, whole genome shotgun sequence genome encodes the following:
- the mturn gene encoding maturin, which translates to MEFKQLVEVAEKWCSSVPFDLIFAEEDDERRLDFYAEPGISFYVLCPDNMTGGTENFHVWSESEDCLPFLQLAQDYISSCGKKTLLEVLDKVFTSFRPLLGLPDIDDETFEQYHAGVEEEPEPDHQQMGVSQQ; encoded by the exons atggagttTAAGCAGCTGGTGGAGGTGGCGGAGAAATGGTGTTCGTCGGTTCCGTTCGATCTGATCTTTgcagaggaggatgatgagaggaGACTGGACTTCTACGCAGAACCGGGAATCTCATTCTATGTCCTTTGTCCCGATAACATGACGGGAGGGACCGAGAATttc catgtATGGAGTGAGAGTGAGGACTGCCTGCCATTCCTACAGCTAGCCCAGGACTACATCTCCTCCTGCGGAAAGAAAACACTGCTAGAGGTCCTGGACAAAGTCTTCACTTCCTTTAGACCT ttGCTGGGTCTACCAGACATAGATGATGAGACGTTTGAGCAGTACCATGCAGGCGTGGAGGAGGAACCAGAGCCGGATCACCAGCAGATGGGAGTCAGCCAGCAGTGA
- the LOC129819905 gene encoding E3 ubiquitin-protein ligase znrf2-like, whose product MGVWQSSPVAESRIRAYSSPVEPSGSSTTPGFRYTASPGGPRIPYTGGTRPSSYHQSGMSIPHGGQSSSLDQEETDGERGGEHQMMIGSLPLHLSPHLLGGFLCPVCSKFVASDVMEMHLIMCLTKLRLRHNEDVLMKDSGECAICLDEMEQGHTISRLPCLCIYHKWCIDEWFEVNRSCPEHPLD is encoded by the exons ATGGGTGTCTGGCAGAGTAGCCCCGTGGCTGAGAGTCGAATCCGGGCGTATTCTAGCCCTGTTGAACCCTCTGGAAGCAGCACTACCCCAGGGTTCAGATACACAGCCAGTCCTGGCGGCCCCAGAATTCCCTACACCGGAGGGACCCGACCCAGCTCCTAccaccag TCAGGGATGAGTATACCACATGGTGGCCAGAGCAGCAGTCTGGACCAGGAGGagacagatggggagagaggaggagaacaccagatgATGATTGGCTCTCTACCACTTCACCTGTCCCCTCACCTACTGGGAG GCTTTCTCTGTCCTGTGTGCAGTAAGTTTGTGGCGTCAGATGTAATGGAGATGCATCTGATCATGTGTCTCACCAAATTACGACTCCGCCACAACG AGGATGTTCTGATGAAAGATAGTGGGGAGTGTGCCATCTGTCTAGACGAGATGGAGCAGGGACACACCATCTCTAGACTCCCCTGTCTCTGTATATACCACAAAtg gtgTATAGACGAGTGGTTTGAGGTGAATCGTTCGTGTCCAGAGCACCCCTTGGACTAA